One window of Bifidobacterium pseudocatenulatum DSM 20438 = JCM 1200 = LMG 10505 genomic DNA carries:
- a CDS encoding winged helix-turn-helix transcriptional regulator: MTDLTLMTFASDPATVLPSLALLSHRVRVLPMDAASLVKMPENTILFLDARDDLATAKTLCRLIHASGLSTPIVLVLTEGGFTVVNSQWGIADVVVASASPAEVEGRLRLVSERGNSPVNAVSGSGESGVQNEDGMIHSGDLVVDTNGYTASLHGHPIDLAYKEFELLKYLVQHPGRVFTRAQLLQEVWGYDYYGGTRTVDVHIRRLRAKLGGEYEHVIGTVRNVGYRFDPPEEEEGEAAAKDAAAHNASSEN; the protein is encoded by the coding sequence GTGACGGATCTGACGCTTATGACGTTCGCTAGCGACCCAGCTACCGTGCTTCCTTCTCTGGCGCTGCTTTCCCACCGCGTACGCGTGCTACCAATGGACGCGGCAAGTCTGGTGAAAATGCCGGAAAACACCATTCTTTTTCTGGATGCGCGAGATGATCTGGCCACGGCGAAAACATTGTGCCGCCTGATTCATGCATCCGGACTGTCCACGCCGATCGTGCTCGTCCTCACCGAGGGTGGCTTCACCGTGGTCAATTCGCAGTGGGGCATCGCCGACGTGGTGGTGGCGTCCGCTTCCCCGGCCGAAGTTGAGGGGCGTCTTCGCTTGGTATCCGAGCGCGGCAACTCGCCGGTCAATGCGGTTTCCGGTTCCGGAGAATCGGGCGTGCAGAACGAAGACGGCATGATCCACTCCGGCGACCTGGTGGTGGACACCAACGGCTATACGGCAAGTCTGCATGGGCATCCGATCGACTTGGCATACAAGGAGTTCGAGCTTCTCAAGTACCTCGTGCAGCATCCGGGACGCGTGTTCACCCGCGCGCAGCTGCTGCAGGAAGTGTGGGGCTATGACTATTACGGCGGCACCCGCACCGTCGACGTGCATATCCGTCGTCTTCGCGCCAAGCTGGGCGGCGAATACGAGCATGTGATCGGTACCGTGCGCAATGTCGGCTATCGTTTTGATCCTCCGGAAGAAGAGGAAGGCGAGGCGGCAGCCAAGGACGCCGCAGCCCACAACGCTTCGAGCGAAAACTGA
- a CDS encoding manganese efflux pump MntP, which produces MLIQTLLIAVSVSMDTFAVSIGKGLTVKKLRGLDAFKTALWFGGFQALFPLLGYFAASTFSKYVTAVDHWIIFGLLALIGGNMVREAFEEDEENAKETADFDWKHMLPLAVACSIDAFAVGVSFAFMSLNIWISVIIIGITTGLFSAAGLYIGRAFGSRWQKPAQIAGGVVLILIGVKVLLEHLGFLA; this is translated from the coding sequence ATGTTGATTCAAACATTACTTATTGCCGTTTCCGTATCGATGGACACATTCGCCGTTTCCATCGGCAAAGGTCTCACCGTCAAAAAACTACGCGGCCTCGACGCGTTCAAAACCGCCCTCTGGTTCGGCGGATTTCAGGCGCTTTTCCCACTGCTCGGCTATTTCGCCGCCTCCACGTTCAGCAAATACGTGACCGCCGTCGACCATTGGATCATTTTCGGCCTGCTCGCCCTCATCGGCGGCAACATGGTGCGTGAAGCATTCGAAGAGGATGAAGAGAACGCCAAGGAAACCGCTGATTTCGATTGGAAGCACATGCTTCCGCTCGCCGTGGCCTGCAGCATCGACGCATTCGCCGTCGGCGTCAGTTTCGCATTCATGTCGTTGAACATTTGGATTTCAGTGATCATCATCGGCATCACCACCGGCCTGTTCTCCGCAGCCGGTCTGTATATCGGTCGCGCGTTCGGCTCGCGCTGGCAGAAGCCCGCACAGATCGCAGGTGGCGTCGTGCTTATTCTGATCGGCGTGAAAGTATTGCTGGAACATCTCGGATTCCTCGCATAA
- a CDS encoding maltotransferase domain-containing protein: MAEEDKSAEPRTTATKQPAVKKTTAKSAAAKTASATSQTPSKRTAAAKKSTASTARKRTTKAKAAAPQTVGEAPAPVIERTSPEQFGRVNVLDITPNVENGLFPARVELGEAFNVTAQVFIEGRTKAGATVSVRNARGREVERFAMTCTNPGLDRWEAMVKIGEHSDLKPWDADYAAVKRQLGKWQIVIEGWEDTYQSWLHDAAIKVKVNDDVENALESGAQLLARWADAKDSKLSAADKKVLRDAAKTMENKSLSAEERLAAVQSSDIEQLHETNPLRDGLSESNPQRFRVERPKSSFASWYQFFPRSEGAYYGEDGKIVPGNLKTSIAGLERAAAEGFNIVYLPPIFPIGVTNRKGRNNSLVAGPNDPGSPFGIGSELGGHDTVDPQLGTMDDFKAFCERAHELGLEIALDFALQCSPDHPWVKAHPNWFRTKPDGTIAFAENPPKKYQDIYPIDFNADMEGIEKEVERIMDLWVKAGVTIFRVDNPHTKPVRFWQDVIAAVTKKHPEVLFLAEAFTRPGMMRALSYVGFTQSHCYFPWRNTKEELEEYLEETNGNGGFYQHNTFWPTTPDILTAYVRDNGIAGHAVRAVLAAMGSPSWGIYNGYELIENKQRPGFEEQIDNEKYEVKVRDWDSTEKYGIAELLTSLNKIRDTHPACRSYHNLHILPSDDAGVIAFLRQTPAELTGTGKADTMIVIVNLDGHNAHQSIVHIELGDFGFATDKPLKVHDELTGRDFEWGYDNYVSLAPWADVAHVLTVVED; encoded by the coding sequence ATGGCAGAAGAAGATAAGAGCGCGGAACCGCGCACCACCGCAACCAAGCAACCAGCCGTCAAGAAGACGACCGCCAAAAGCGCGGCCGCCAAAACGGCATCGGCAACGTCTCAGACGCCTAGCAAGCGCACCGCCGCAGCCAAAAAGTCCACGGCATCCACCGCTCGCAAGCGCACCACCAAAGCGAAGGCCGCCGCACCGCAAACGGTCGGCGAAGCCCCAGCCCCCGTCATCGAACGCACCAGCCCCGAACAGTTCGGCCGCGTGAACGTGCTCGACATCACCCCGAACGTTGAGAACGGCCTGTTCCCGGCACGCGTGGAGCTCGGCGAAGCATTCAACGTCACCGCCCAAGTGTTCATCGAAGGCCGCACCAAGGCAGGAGCGACCGTGTCCGTGCGTAACGCACGCGGCCGCGAGGTTGAACGTTTCGCCATGACCTGCACCAATCCGGGCCTCGACCGCTGGGAAGCCATGGTCAAGATCGGCGAACACAGCGATCTGAAGCCGTGGGATGCCGATTATGCCGCCGTCAAGCGTCAGCTGGGCAAATGGCAGATCGTGATCGAAGGCTGGGAAGACACCTACCAGTCTTGGCTGCACGACGCCGCCATCAAGGTTAAAGTGAATGACGACGTGGAGAATGCGCTGGAATCCGGCGCACAGCTGCTCGCACGTTGGGCTGACGCGAAGGATTCCAAGCTTTCCGCAGCCGACAAGAAGGTGCTGCGCGACGCCGCCAAGACCATGGAAAACAAGTCGCTGAGCGCCGAAGAGCGTCTCGCCGCAGTCCAGAGCAGCGACATCGAGCAGCTGCACGAAACCAACCCGTTGCGCGACGGCCTGTCCGAGTCGAATCCGCAGCGTTTCCGTGTGGAACGCCCGAAGTCCAGCTTCGCCTCCTGGTATCAGTTCTTCCCACGTTCCGAAGGAGCCTACTACGGTGAAGACGGCAAGATCGTTCCCGGCAACCTCAAGACGTCGATCGCCGGCTTGGAACGCGCCGCAGCCGAAGGCTTCAACATTGTGTATTTGCCGCCGATCTTCCCGATTGGCGTGACCAACCGCAAGGGACGCAACAATTCCCTGGTAGCCGGCCCGAACGATCCGGGCTCCCCGTTCGGCATCGGCTCCGAACTGGGTGGCCACGACACCGTTGACCCGCAGCTTGGCACCATGGACGATTTCAAGGCATTCTGCGAGCGCGCCCACGAGCTGGGCTTGGAAATCGCGCTTGATTTCGCTTTGCAGTGCTCGCCTGACCATCCGTGGGTCAAGGCGCATCCGAACTGGTTCCGCACCAAGCCGGACGGCACCATCGCATTCGCAGAGAATCCACCGAAGAAGTATCAGGACATTTACCCGATCGACTTCAATGCCGACATGGAAGGCATCGAAAAGGAAGTCGAACGCATTATGGATCTGTGGGTCAAGGCGGGTGTGACGATCTTCCGCGTTGACAATCCTCACACCAAGCCGGTGCGTTTCTGGCAGGATGTGATTGCCGCCGTTACGAAGAAGCATCCGGAAGTGCTGTTCCTTGCCGAGGCGTTCACCCGCCCGGGCATGATGCGCGCGCTGAGCTATGTGGGCTTCACGCAGTCGCACTGCTACTTCCCGTGGCGTAACACCAAGGAAGAGCTCGAAGAGTACCTCGAAGAGACCAACGGCAATGGCGGCTTCTACCAGCACAACACGTTCTGGCCCACCACTCCGGATATTCTCACCGCCTACGTGCGCGACAACGGCATTGCCGGCCATGCGGTGCGTGCGGTGCTCGCCGCTATGGGCAGCCCGAGCTGGGGTATTTACAACGGCTACGAGCTGATCGAAAACAAGCAGCGTCCGGGCTTCGAAGAGCAGATCGACAACGAGAAGTACGAAGTCAAGGTGCGCGATTGGGACAGCACCGAAAAGTACGGCATCGCCGAACTGCTGACCTCGCTCAACAAGATCCGTGACACTCACCCGGCTTGCCGCAGCTACCACAACCTGCACATTCTGCCGAGCGACGACGCGGGCGTGATCGCATTCCTGCGTCAGACTCCGGCCGAACTGACCGGTACCGGCAAGGCAGATACGATGATCGTGATCGTGAACCTCGACGGACACAACGCGCACCAGTCCATTGTGCACATCGAGCTTGGCGACTTCGGTTTCGCCACCGACAAGCCGCTCAAGGTGCATGATGAGCTGACCGGCCGCGACTTCGAATGGGGTTACGACAACTACGTTTCGCTCGCCCCTTGGGCCGACGTGGCACACGTGCTCACCGTAGTCGAAGACTGA
- a CDS encoding inorganic diphosphatase, producing the protein MAETFNVVVEIPRGSKNKYEVDHETGRVFLDRTLFTSMGYPDDYGYIDGTLGEDGDPLDALVMIPNSVFPGCVVECRAVGLYHMVDEAGGDDKVLCVPADVRFDDIKDVEDVSEYHKAEIKHFFEQYKALEPGKEVLPGDYWTGAAKAEEEIVAARKRLEESEK; encoded by the coding sequence ATGGCAGAAACCTTCAACGTCGTGGTGGAAATTCCGCGCGGCTCCAAGAACAAGTACGAAGTGGACCACGAGACCGGCCGCGTGTTCCTGGACCGCACCCTGTTCACTTCCATGGGTTACCCGGATGACTATGGCTACATCGACGGCACTCTGGGCGAGGATGGCGATCCGCTCGACGCGCTCGTCATGATCCCGAACTCCGTGTTCCCGGGCTGCGTGGTGGAATGCCGCGCCGTTGGCCTGTACCACATGGTCGACGAGGCTGGCGGAGATGACAAGGTGCTGTGCGTGCCGGCTGACGTACGTTTCGACGACATCAAGGATGTCGAAGACGTTTCCGAGTACCACAAGGCTGAAATCAAGCACTTCTTCGAGCAGTACAAGGCTCTGGAGCCGGGCAAGGAAGTGCTGCCGGGCGATTACTGGACCGGTGCCGCCAAGGCCGAGGAAGAAATCGTGGCCGCCCGCAAGCGCCTCGAAGAATCCGAGAAGTGA
- the nth gene encoding endonuclease III, with the protein MPRESKQARLSRMHQEYAVLCEEIPHPKCALNFSNPFELLVATVLSAQTTDKRVNMVTPELFGEYPGPAALASANPEHVESIIHSIGFHHTKAKNIIGLSYALCERFDGEVPQTMDALTSLPGVGRKTANVVLGNAFGVPGFPVDTHVIRVTGRLRWRSDWASGSPDPKAIEREITACFPPEEWTDLSHRLILHGRAICHARKPDCLNCPLNDTCPSAFAA; encoded by the coding sequence ATGCCCCGGGAATCGAAACAAGCGCGACTGTCACGCATGCATCAGGAATACGCCGTATTGTGCGAGGAGATTCCGCATCCGAAATGCGCGCTGAATTTTTCAAACCCGTTTGAGCTGCTGGTGGCGACCGTGCTAAGCGCGCAAACCACCGACAAACGCGTGAATATGGTCACACCGGAATTATTCGGCGAATATCCGGGACCGGCCGCACTTGCGAGCGCCAATCCCGAACACGTGGAAAGCATCATTCATTCCATCGGATTTCATCATACGAAGGCAAAGAACATCATCGGACTTTCTTACGCATTGTGCGAACGGTTCGACGGCGAGGTGCCGCAAACCATGGATGCTTTGACAAGTCTGCCCGGGGTCGGGCGCAAAACCGCGAACGTGGTGCTTGGCAATGCTTTTGGCGTGCCGGGATTCCCTGTCGACACGCATGTGATCCGTGTGACCGGGCGGCTGCGCTGGCGTTCGGACTGGGCGAGCGGCTCCCCCGACCCCAAAGCCATCGAACGAGAGATCACCGCCTGCTTCCCGCCCGAAGAGTGGACGGACCTGTCTCACAGGCTGATATTGCATGGTCGTGCCATATGCCATGCGCGCAAGCCCGACTGCCTCAACTGCCCCCTTAACGACACCTGTCCGAGCGCATTCGCAGCGTAA
- a CDS encoding ABC transporter substrate-binding protein, whose translation MEEENGREAKLKAEITRWLIFFGVAIMLSVMTWLGWSLTNRKNPITSFTTLVSDSSVAIGIQGSAPESLDIRTEQGTALEQALLENVYETLVSRSETNKLQPSIAKSWQISDDGLTYTFTLNSNMTFANGHKLDSSDVVWSLQNVINNNYVGSDQLGSLKEITNPDEKTVVITLNQPNPCLLRALSGRAGIVYDEESTANYGKKAVGSGPFTVEASSKTQIVLQRNDSYWGTKAAASQITLYYYASEDSLVSAMEAKKISMALPLSASAADELNQQSGINSDSGISFDKVMLAFNNGTESPFSDEQIRKMTRYAIDAQTIAKDAPDAYSPLGGPISPLEDGYEDLSELFPYNLEQGQQMRSYFGAYYIADIDLLVPKEYEQIGNTVKSAIEQLNIGVNLEVLDSAAQVTERMNAGTYNIALTTMSGENDASVFTDGQSVFHYENGDVQQAYADAMAATNDDDYQARMRTYARAVSENAASDWLYTRKNFMAVSDQLQGYPKNLTDRLLPLSRVKLQ comes from the coding sequence ATGGAAGAAGAAAACGGGCGGGAAGCCAAGCTGAAAGCCGAAATCACGCGATGGCTGATCTTTTTCGGCGTCGCCATCATGCTCAGCGTCATGACCTGGCTGGGCTGGTCGCTGACGAACCGCAAAAATCCGATTACCTCCTTCACCACGCTCGTTTCCGACTCCTCCGTGGCCATCGGCATTCAGGGCAGCGCGCCGGAATCGCTCGACATCCGCACCGAACAGGGCACCGCGCTGGAGCAGGCGCTGCTCGAAAACGTGTACGAAACCCTGGTGTCACGCAGCGAAACCAACAAACTGCAGCCGTCAATCGCGAAATCATGGCAGATTTCCGACGACGGACTGACCTACACGTTCACGCTCAACAGCAACATGACCTTCGCCAACGGACACAAGCTCGACTCGTCCGACGTGGTCTGGTCGCTGCAAAACGTCATCAACAACAATTACGTGGGATCCGACCAACTTGGTAGTCTCAAGGAAATCACCAATCCCGACGAAAAAACGGTGGTCATCACCCTCAATCAGCCGAATCCGTGCCTTCTGCGCGCGTTGAGCGGGCGTGCCGGCATTGTTTACGATGAGGAAAGCACGGCGAATTACGGCAAGAAAGCCGTGGGATCGGGACCGTTCACCGTGGAAGCCTCGTCGAAAACACAGATCGTGCTGCAGCGCAACGACTCGTATTGGGGCACCAAAGCCGCCGCATCGCAAATAACGCTGTATTACTACGCTTCCGAAGATTCGCTGGTCAGCGCCATGGAAGCCAAGAAAATCAGCATGGCATTGCCGTTGAGCGCGTCTGCCGCCGATGAGCTCAACCAGCAAAGCGGCATCAACTCCGACAGCGGCATCAGCTTCGACAAAGTGATGCTCGCCTTCAATAACGGCACCGAAAGCCCGTTCTCCGACGAGCAGATCCGCAAAATGACGAGATACGCCATCGACGCGCAGACCATCGCCAAAGACGCTCCGGACGCCTATTCGCCGCTCGGAGGCCCGATAAGCCCGCTGGAAGACGGGTATGAGGATCTGAGCGAACTGTTCCCCTACAATCTTGAGCAGGGCCAGCAGATGCGCAGCTATTTCGGCGCATACTATATCGCCGATATCGATCTGCTGGTGCCCAAGGAATATGAGCAGATCGGCAACACCGTGAAATCGGCGATCGAACAGCTCAATATCGGCGTCAATCTGGAAGTGCTCGATTCCGCGGCGCAAGTCACGGAACGCATGAACGCGGGCACCTACAATATCGCGCTCACCACCATGAGCGGCGAAAACGATGCGAGCGTATTCACCGACGGCCAGAGCGTGTTCCATTATGAGAACGGCGATGTGCAGCAGGCATATGCGGACGCGATGGCGGCCACCAATGATGACGATTATCAGGCACGCATGCGCACGTATGCACGCGCCGTCAGCGAAAACGCGGCAAGCGACTGGCTGTACACGCGCAAGAATTTCATGGCGGTAAGCGACCAATTGCAGGGATATCCGAAAAATCTGACCGACCGTCTGCTGCCGTTGAGCAGAGTGAAGTTGCAGTGA